Proteins found in one Pseudomonadota bacterium genomic segment:
- a CDS encoding APC family permease — protein MESSRTGGTTTVVNSPLESTNPIRKLLFGKAIPTEHHEHTRLPKWLALPVFASDAISSSVYATQEILLALATAGAGALMYTVHISVAIVLLLVIVAFSYRQTVYAYAQGGGSYIVAKDNLGVRWGLIAAAAILIDYILTVATSIASGVQNLVAVPFMHGFKGHEVFLCVSFIVLLSILNLRGLKESGAIFAVPTYMFIACALTMLFFGFFGPSLFGWTLNPADPPLHPIEPTTAVGIALFLNAFSRGCSALTGTEAISDGVPAFRVPQSRNAATTLVWMAVILGVLFMGMSLLAARTGVVYVEGSAPVVDQLNSIVFGKGTWFYYVLQMSTVAILVLAANTSFADFPRLSAVLARDGFMPRQLSNLGDKLTFSNGIIMLGVLSSVLVIVFRGNTDLLIPLYAIGVFIAFTLSQTGMVARWARERSSGWLGKAIINGIGATATFLVMCTIAYEKIIVDIVHNQGREFGWIIAILIGLLYAMFRAIEQHYASMKTALSTEGYEVPASPRANTVLVLIPRVHRGVLAALEYCRRIGSDVRGVHISVTEEDLSPIKESWERWAPDVPLVVLNSPYRSIISPLLSYLDEVERERPDTYITVVVPESVSSRWWHGLLHANYGAWIKLYLLRRKNVILTNVRYFPFEDEPSKPVPPGAADAPDVPASIPAGNGTP, from the coding sequence ATGGAATCGTCGCGCACGGGCGGCACGACAACCGTCGTCAACAGCCCTCTCGAGAGCACGAACCCCATTCGCAAGCTGCTCTTCGGGAAGGCGATACCCACCGAGCACCACGAGCACACGCGCCTGCCGAAGTGGCTCGCGCTTCCCGTGTTCGCATCTGACGCCATCTCATCGTCGGTCTATGCCACCCAGGAGATCCTGCTCGCCCTCGCGACCGCGGGCGCGGGCGCCCTGATGTACACGGTGCACATCTCGGTGGCCATCGTGCTGCTGCTCGTCATCGTGGCGTTCTCCTATCGCCAGACGGTCTATGCCTACGCGCAGGGCGGCGGGTCGTACATCGTCGCCAAGGACAACCTCGGCGTGCGCTGGGGGCTCATCGCGGCCGCAGCCATCCTCATCGACTACATCCTCACGGTGGCCACGAGCATCGCCTCGGGCGTGCAGAACCTGGTGGCCGTGCCGTTCATGCACGGCTTCAAGGGGCACGAGGTGTTCCTGTGCGTGAGCTTCATCGTGCTGCTCTCGATTCTCAACCTGCGCGGGCTCAAGGAATCGGGCGCCATCTTCGCCGTGCCCACGTACATGTTCATCGCCTGCGCGCTCACCATGCTCTTCTTCGGGTTCTTCGGCCCGTCGCTCTTCGGGTGGACCCTCAATCCCGCCGATCCGCCGCTCCACCCCATCGAGCCCACCACGGCGGTGGGCATCGCCCTGTTCCTGAACGCCTTCTCACGCGGATGCTCGGCGCTCACGGGCACCGAGGCCATCTCCGACGGCGTGCCGGCATTTCGCGTGCCGCAGTCGAGGAACGCGGCCACCACGCTGGTCTGGATGGCCGTCATCCTCGGCGTTCTGTTCATGGGCATGTCGCTTCTGGCGGCCCGTACAGGGGTGGTCTACGTCGAGGGCAGTGCGCCCGTGGTCGACCAGCTCAACTCCATCGTGTTCGGGAAGGGCACCTGGTTCTACTACGTGCTGCAGATGTCGACCGTGGCCATTCTCGTGCTGGCCGCCAACACCAGCTTTGCCGACTTCCCGCGTCTCTCCGCGGTGCTGGCGCGTGACGGCTTCATGCCTCGCCAGCTCTCCAACCTCGGTGACAAGCTGACCTTCTCGAACGGCATCATCATGCTCGGCGTGCTGTCGTCGGTGCTGGTCATCGTGTTCCGGGGCAACACCGATCTGCTCATCCCTCTCTACGCCATCGGCGTGTTCATCGCGTTCACCTTGTCGCAGACCGGCATGGTTGCCCGCTGGGCGCGAGAGCGGAGCAGCGGCTGGCTGGGCAAGGCCATCATCAACGGCATCGGCGCCACGGCCACGTTCCTGGTCATGTGTACCATCGCCTACGAGAAGATCATCGTCGACATCGTGCACAACCAGGGGCGCGAGTTCGGCTGGATCATCGCGATTCTCATCGGCCTGCTCTACGCCATGTTCCGCGCCATCGAGCAGCACTACGCCAGCATGAAGACGGCGCTCTCCACCGAGGGGTACGAGGTTCCCGCGTCCCCTCGCGCGAACACCGTGCTCGTGCTGATCCCGCGGGTGCACCGTGGGGTCCTCGCGGCGCTTGAGTACTGCCGTCGCATCGGTAGCGACGTGCGCGGCGTGCACATCTCGGTCACAGAGGAAGACCTCTCGCCCATCAAGGAGTCTTGGGAGCGGTGGGCGCCGGACGTGCCCCTCGTCGTGCTGAACTCGCCCTATCGCTCCATCATCAGCCCGCTGCTGTCGTACCTCGACGAGGTGGAGCGTGAGCGCCCCGACACCTACATCACCGTGGTGGTTCCCGAATCGGTGAGCAGCCGCTGGTGGCACGGACTGCTGCACGCCAACTACGGGGCCTGGATCAAGCTCTACCTGCTGCGCCGCAAGAACGTGATCCTCACCAACGTGCGCTACTTCCCGTTTGAAGACGAACCGTCGAAGCCCGTGCCGCCCGGCGCAGCCGACGCGCCAGACGTGCCAGCCTCGATTCCAGCGGGGAACGGTACGCCCTGA
- a CDS encoding glutamine--tRNA ligase/YqeY domain fusion protein: MTETTETAAATAEPSEGGAPGSNFIRQIIDEELRAGKNDGKVVTRFPPEPNGYLHIGHAKAICLNFGIARDYVGTCHLRMDDTNPVKEDVEYVNAICDDIRWLGFDWGGTLYYASDFYERFYDFAVDLIEQGKAYVDSLTADEIRAHRGTLTEPGKESPYRDRPVAENLDLFKRMRAGEFPDGTHVLRARIDMASPNINMRDPTLFRIRHAHHHRTGDAWCIYPLYDFAHPLNDALEGITHSLCSLEFENHRPLYDWCIDNVRHPFPARPRQIEFARLNLKGTVMSKRKLLELVKSGLVIGWDDPRMPTLAGMRRRGYPPEAIRAFCERIGVAKADSWIELDMLEESVRDDLNPRTRRAMAVQNPLRVVVENLGDDEVIEIDAPYFPDEPERMGHRKVPFSKVIYIERDDFMEDPPKKFFRLAPGREVRLRWSFLLRCESVVKDAQGEIVELRATVDRETLGCNPPDGRKTKGTIHWVSAAHAVPAELRLYDRLFTAEKPDQEPDFKACLNPESMRVLTGFVEPSMAVAQPGERVQFERQGYFYVDPDSRPGALVFNRTVGLRSSWQKMVAQGKVD; encoded by the coding sequence ATGACCGAGACGACCGAGACCGCAGCCGCCACCGCCGAGCCTTCCGAGGGGGGCGCCCCAGGCAGCAACTTCATCCGACAGATCATCGACGAAGAGCTGCGCGCGGGCAAGAACGACGGCAAAGTGGTCACGCGCTTCCCGCCGGAGCCCAACGGCTACCTGCACATCGGCCACGCCAAGGCGATCTGCCTCAACTTCGGCATCGCGCGCGACTATGTTGGCACCTGCCACCTGCGCATGGATGACACCAACCCCGTCAAGGAAGACGTGGAGTACGTCAACGCCATCTGCGACGACATCCGCTGGCTCGGGTTCGACTGGGGCGGAACGCTCTACTACGCCTCTGACTTCTATGAGCGGTTCTACGACTTCGCCGTCGACCTCATCGAACAGGGCAAGGCCTATGTCGACTCCCTCACCGCCGATGAGATCCGCGCCCATCGCGGAACGCTCACCGAACCGGGAAAGGAGAGCCCGTACCGCGACCGCCCGGTCGCGGAGAACCTCGACCTCTTCAAGCGCATGCGGGCCGGCGAGTTCCCCGATGGCACCCACGTGCTGCGCGCAAGGATCGACATGGCCTCTCCCAACATCAACATGCGTGATCCGACCCTCTTCCGCATCCGTCACGCACACCATCATCGCACAGGCGATGCGTGGTGCATCTATCCGCTGTACGATTTCGCGCATCCCCTCAACGACGCGCTCGAGGGCATCACGCACTCCCTCTGCAGCCTCGAGTTCGAGAACCATCGACCGCTCTACGACTGGTGCATCGACAACGTGCGCCATCCGTTCCCCGCACGCCCCCGACAGATCGAGTTCGCTCGTCTGAACCTGAAGGGCACAGTCATGTCGAAGCGCAAGCTCCTCGAGCTGGTCAAGAGCGGCCTGGTGATCGGGTGGGATGATCCGCGCATGCCCACCCTGGCCGGCATGCGCCGCCGTGGCTATCCGCCCGAGGCCATTCGCGCCTTCTGCGAGCGCATCGGCGTGGCGAAGGCCGACAGCTGGATCGAGCTCGACATGCTCGAAGAGTCGGTGCGCGACGATCTCAACCCCCGCACGCGGCGGGCCATGGCCGTGCAGAACCCGCTTCGTGTCGTGGTCGAGAACCTCGGCGACGACGAGGTCATCGAGATCGACGCCCCTTACTTCCCAGACGAGCCGGAGCGCATGGGGCATCGCAAGGTGCCGTTCTCGAAGGTCATCTACATCGAGCGCGACGACTTCATGGAAGACCCGCCCAAGAAGTTCTTCCGACTTGCGCCGGGGCGCGAGGTGCGTCTGCGGTGGTCGTTCCTGCTCAGGTGCGAGTCGGTGGTGAAGGATGCCCAGGGCGAGATCGTCGAGCTGCGCGCCACCGTTGATCGCGAGACCCTCGGATGCAACCCGCCCGATGGTCGCAAGACGAAGGGAACCATTCACTGGGTGTCTGCGGCGCACGCCGTGCCAGCCGAGCTGCGCCTCTACGATCGCCTCTTCACGGCCGAGAAGCCCGATCAGGAGCCGGATTTCAAGGCCTGCCTCAATCCCGAATCGATGCGCGTGCTGACGGGCTTCGTCGAGCCGTCGATGGCGGTCGCCCAGCCGGGCGAGCGGGTGCAGTTCGAGCGACAGGGATACTTCTACGTTGACCCGGACAGTCGCCCCGGGGCGCTGGTGTTCAATCGCACCGTGGGGCTGCGCTCGTCGTGGCAGAAGATGGTGGCGCAAGGCAAGGTCGACTAG